The sequence below is a genomic window from Actinokineospora baliensis.
GGGCGCGTACGGGAAGCCGCGGCTGGTGTACTGGTCGGGCTCGTACAGCGGGAACTCGCGCGGGTCCAGCACCTCGCCCTCGAGGTCGGCGGCGCGCGCCCAGACGATCCGGTCCGGATCCGGCAGCGACGCCGAGTACCGCTCGATGGCCTCCCCCACCGCCGACATGATCGCGCCGTGCCGGGTCATGCCCTTGCCCCAGCCGATCGGCATCGCGCGGACCTCGGGCCCCACCACCACGTGCGGCGGCGCCGCCGTGCCCACGTACGGGCCGCCGGGCAGCGGTTCGCTCACGGAGATCCACGGGATGACACCGGTCAGCGGGTCGACCCAGCCCGCCAGCGCCTCCAGCAACGCCTCCGGGTCGTCCTCGTCATCGGGCAACCCGACGGTGGCGATCCCGTCCGCGCCACCGCACGAAGCGCACTCCGGCAACGGGATCACCTTGTGCCACAACGGCTCCCCGTCCCCGATCTCGACGACGTACCCGGCCAGCGCCTTGTCGCCCTCGAACGCGGCCCGCAGCATCCGCTCGAACACCCCGACCGCCGCGGCCGGGATCTTCCCCGCCCGCACCACCTCCGTCGCGTCCGGATCACCCGTAGGCGGCCTCCCGGCAGCGGCCGCGGTGCGCCGGGCCCGCGCGCACGCGGCACACCCCGGCTGCCCCGGGACGGCCAACGGACCGAGCTCGATCACCCCACCCTCAACGGCGACCGTCACCGCCCGCACCTTCGCGGCCCTCGCCACCCGCTCGAACGCCGAATCCTCACCCCGCACGACGGCTAGCCGGACACCGGTGCCCAAGGGAGCGCCGGACACCGCGACGCGTGAGCCGAACTCGCGGCGCAGGCAGTCCCGCAGGTGCCGATCCCAGTCCCGGGAGTCGACCGCCCCGCGCTCAACCTTCGGCACAACCATCAACCGGGTCGTCTGGTCCCCAGGACTCTCCGCCACAACCTGAGTCGCGTCAGCGGAGTCCCCACGGGCGGACGCAGAGCTCGCGATCACCACCTGGGTCTCGTCGACGGCCTCCTCGTCGGCACCCGCGACCACAGCGCCCACACCGGAAGCGGCCGCCGCCTCGCCGGACCGCACAACGGCCGAGCCCGCTACCCCACCGACAGGATCCGGTCTCACGACCGTCGAACCGCCGGACACAGCCGCGGCCTCTTCGATCTCAGGCGCCGCCTCGCCATCTGACCGCGCAGCGGCCGGGCCGACCCCACCGGCAGGGCCAGCGCCCATAGCCGGAGCCGCGGCCTTCCCGGAGGCGAGCACCACTCCGCCACCTGGCCGCGCACCGGCCGAACCCACCACCCCACCACCAAGATCCCGGCCCGCCGCCACCGAACCAGCAGCCACCTGGGTCTCGTCGGCCAAGTCCTCATCGCCTGCCGCGACCACGGTGGCCGCGGCAACGGGCACGATCACCGAACCGGGGGTCACCTGGGTCTCATCGGCCAAGTCCTCGGCGGACCGCACAACAGCCGAGCCCGCCTCATCACCGGCGGACGCAGAACCCGCGACCACCGCATCGGGAGTCACCTGGGTCTCGTCACCGGAGCCGGCACCGGCAGCCGCCGCATCCGCGGTGGCGGGCGCCGCCTCGTCCGACCGCGCCTCGTCGTCCGGCTGCATCTGATCATCGGACCGCACGGCGGGCGAGGCCACCACCCCACCGGCGGGTTCTGGTCCGATGATCACCGGACCGGGGGTCACCGCGGTGGTGTCGTCGGTCCCCTCCGGACCGGCGGGGTGGGGCTGTGGGGGCGCGGCGGGACCGGCGTTCTCACCCCGCACGCACCGGCCCCCTCGGGCCGAGGTGGTGCCTGCCCCGGGTCACCAGGCGGAAGTCGGCGGGGGCGGTGACGCCCTTGCGGGTGTCCCAGGCGCGCAGGGCCGGGCCGGCGTCGATGAGGGCGCGGGAGGCCGCGGTGACCCGGTGCGGCTTCACGACCCTGGCCTCGAGTTCGGTTGGCTCGATCAACACACGTCCTCCTCGCGCGACCCGCGACCTGTCGCGGCTACGAGGTAGGAGTCAGCATCCGCGACCGGGATACACCGTGTCCAGATGTCGTTTCCGCTGGTTACCGCAGGCGTACGCGCCGATGCCCGGCGTAGTCGCCGCCGGTGACCCAGGCCACCGGCGGCGCCGGGATCCTCACATCACGTGCGCGAGGAACTCCCCGGTGTAGCTGCCGTCGACCTTCACCACGTCCTCCGGTGTGCCTTCCGCCACAACGGTTCCGCCGCCGGAGCCGCCCTCCGGGCCCATGTCGACGATCCAGTCGGAACCCTTGATGACGTCCAGGTTGTGCTCGATGACGATCACCGTGTTGCCCTTGTCGACCAGGCCGTTGATCACGCCGAGCAGCTTGCGGATGTCCTCGAAGTGCAGGCCGGTGGTCGGCTCGTCGAGGATGTAGACGGTGCGGCCGGTGGAGCGCTTCTGCAGTTCGCTGGCCAGCTTCACCCGCTGCGCCTCGCCGCCGGACAGGGTCGGGGCGGGCTGGCCGAGCCGCACGTAGCCCAGGCCCACGTCGACCAGGGTGGCCAGGTGCCGGTGGATGGCCTTGATCGGCTCGAAGAACGCCGCCGCCTCCTCGATCGGCATGTCCAAGATCTCGGCGATGGTCTTGCCCTTGTAGTGCACCTCCAGGGTTTCCCGGTTGTACCTGGCGCCCTTGCACACCTCGCACGGCACGTACACGTCCGGCAGGAAGTTCATCTCGATCTTGATGGTGCCGTCGCCAGCGCACGCCTCGCAGCGACCGCCCTTGACGTTGAAGGAGAACCGGCCCGGCTGGTAGCCGCGCACCTTCGCCTCCGTGGTCGAGGCGAACAGCTTGCGCATGTGGTCGAACACGCCGGTGTAGGTGGCCGCGTTGGACCGGGGCGTGCGGCCGATCGGCGACTGGTCCACCTGCACCAGCTTGTCGACGTGCTCCAGGCCCTTGACCCTGGTGTGCCGACCGGGGACCTGCCTGGCGCCGTTGAGCTTGTTCGCCAGCACCGTGGCCAGGATGTCGTTGACCAGGGTGCTCTTGCCCGACCCGGACACGCCGGTGACCGACACCAGCGCGCCGAGCGGGAACGACACGTCGATGCCGCGCAGGTTGTGCTCGCGCGCGCCGACCACGGTCAGCTGCCGCTTCTTGTCGATCGCGCGGCGGAGGGCGGGCATCGGGATCTCGCTGCGACCGGACAGGTACGCCCCGGTGAGCGACTCCTTGTTCTTCAGCAGCTCCTTGAAGGTGCCGCTGTGCACGACCTTGCCGCCGTGCTCACCAGCGCCCGGTCCGATGTCGACGACCCAGTCGGAGGCGCGGATGGTGTCCTCGTCGTGCTCGACCACGATGAGGGTGTTGCCCAGGTCGCGCAGCCGGGTCAGCGTCTCGATGAGCCGGTGGTTGTCGCGCTGGTGCAGGCCGATCGACGGCTCGTCGAGCACGTACAGCACGCCCACGAGGCCGGACCCGATCTGCGTGGCCAGCCGGATGCGCTGCGCCTCGCCGCCGGAGAGCGTGCCGGAGGCGCGGTCGAGCGACAGGTAGTCGAGGCCGACGTCGAGCAGGAACCGCAGCCGCGCCTGGATCTCCTTGAGCACGGCACCGGCGATCATCGTCTCGCGCCTGCCCAGCTTGAGCCCGTCGAGGAACGCCGAGCACTCCCCGATGGACATGTTGGACACCTCGGCGATGGACTTGTCGCCCTGCTTGCCGTGGGCGAGGGTGACCGCGAGGATCTCCGGCTTGAGCCGGGTGCCCCGGCACGCCGGGCAGGGCACCTCCCGCATGTAGCCCTCGTACTTCTCCCGCATGTACTCGGAGTCGGTCTGCTCCTGGCGCCGCTCGAGGAACGGGATCACGCCCTCGTAGGCGGCGTAGTAGGAGCGCTCGCGGCCGTACCGGTTCTTGTAGCGGACGTGCACCTGGTCGCTGACGCCGTGCAGCACCGCCTTCTGCGCCTTGGCGGTCAGCCGCCGCCACGGGGTGTCCATCCGGAACCCGATGGTCTCGGCCAGCGAGGTCAGCAGCCGCACGAAGTACTCCGCGGTCTGCCCGCCAGCCCAGGGCGCGATGGCGCCGTCGGCCAACGACAGCTCGTCGTCGGGCACGACCAGTTCCGGGTCGACCTCCTTCTTCACGCCGATGCCGGTGCACTCCGGGCACGCGCCGTAGGGCGAGTTGAACGAGAACGACCGGGGCTCCAGGTCCTCGACGCCCAGCGGGTGGCCGTTGGGGCAGGCCAGGTGCTCGGAGAAGCCGCGCACCCGGTGCGGGTCGCCTTCTGGCAGGTCGACGAAGTCCAGCTCGACCAGGCCGTCGGCCAGCCGCAGCGCGGTCTCCACCGAGTCGGTGAGCCGCTGCTTGGAGCTCGCCTTCACCGCCAGCCGGTCGATGATCACCGAGATGTGGTGCTTCTCCTGCTTCTTGAGCTTCGGCGGGTCGGTCAGCTGGTGCACCGCGCCGTCGACCAGGGCGCGCGAGTAGCCCTGGGTCTGCAGGTTCGCGAACAGGTCGACGTACTCGCCCTTGCGGCCGCGCACGACCGGGGCCAGCACCTGGAACCGGACCCCGGACTCCATCGCCAGCACCTGGTCGACGATCTGCTGCGGGGTCTGCTTGCTGATCGGCTCACCGCAGGTGGGGCAGTGCGGCTTGCCCGCGCGCGCGTAGAGCAGGCGCAGGTAGTCGTAGACCTCGGTGATGGTGCCCACCGTGGAGCGCGGGTTGCGGCTGGTGGACTTCTGGTCGATCGACACCGCGGGCGAGAGGCCCTCGATGAAGTCCACGTCCGGCTTGTCCATCTGCCCGAGGAACTGCCTGGCGTAGGCCGACAGCGACTCGACGTAGCGGCGCTGCCCCTCGGCGAAGATCGTGTCGAAGGCGAGGCTGGACTTCCCGGAGCCGGAGAGCCCGGTGAACACCACGAGGCTGTCGCGGGGCAGGTCGATGTCCACGCCGCGCAGGTTGTGCTCCCGGGCGCCGCGAACGACGAGGCGGTCGGCCACTGAGGTCCCTTCGGTAGTGCTGAGCGGTGGGCCCGCTCGGGTCGGTGAAGTGCGCACGGGTCGAGCGCAGGTGGGTGTAGCCGGTTCTGGGTGCGCGGCCCCCGCCGCACCGCCGGGTGCTACCCGTGGTCGATCCGTCCGACACCACCCGGCTGTGGGACACCGGGCGCCTGCCGGGCTCGACCCGCGGGACGACCTCGTCGCGATGGCTGCGGGAGTGGCGTGGGGGATGCTAGACGGGGGCACCGACAATTCTCGCGGACCGATCTCGCCCGTGCACCCGCGGAGCGGTACCCGCGAGTAGGCGAACCGGCCTACGCTGGTGGTGGGAGCGCGTTGCTCCGATCACACCAGCAGCACCAGACGGGGGTGGGATGAGCGTGTCCAACACGTCAGCGAGCACGGGTACCACGGCCAACGCGGCGCCCGACCTGCCTGGTCAGCGCCGCTCCGACGGCGCGAGCCTCGCCGAGGCCGCCCACCGGGCCGTGCGCGAGGCGTGGGTGGTGCTGCACCGGGTGGTCGCCGACCTGCCCGACCAGGCGTACCGGGAGCCGAGCGGGCTGCCCGGCTGGTCGCGCGGGCACGTGGTGAGCCACCTCGCGCGCAACGCCGACGCGCTGGTCAACCTGCTGACCTGGGCGCGGACCGGGGTGGAGCACCCGGCGTACACCAGCAGGGCCGACCGCGACGCCGACATCGCCGACGGGGCGGCGCGGCTGCCGCAGGTGATCCGCGAGGACCTCTACGCGGCGTGTGATCGATTCCACATCGCCGTCGCCCGGATGGGGGAGGCCGACTGGACCGCGACGGTGCTGCACCCGTCCGGCCGGAGCCTGCCCGCGGCCGAGGTCCCCGAGCTCGCCCTGTTCGAGGCGTGGAACCACATGGTCGACCTCGACAGCGGCGTCGACTACGCCGACATCCCCGCCGCGCACCTGGACCGGCTGCTGGACCTGGCGGTCCGGCCGTACCGGGCGCGCACCGACGGCGAGCCGCTGCGGCTGGTCGCCGACCTGCCGGACGGGCGTCAGCGCACCTGGGAGCTGGCCATCGCGGCCCACTCATCCACCTCACGCGAGGTGGCCGGGCCCGCCGCGGCGGTGCTGGGCTGGCTGGCGGGCAGGACGGCGGGCACCGGCCTGATCGGGACGCTGCCGGACCTGGGTGCCTGGGGCTGACCCGGCTGCTGGGCGCGACCGCGCAGCCAGGCCCAGGCGGTCGGGCCGTGCGTGGTCAGCCAGCGGTGCGCCGGGCGCTCGACCAGCTTGGTGATCGCCCAGCCGAGCAGCACGGCCATCGCGGAGCAGGCCAGCAGCCTGCCCCAGGGGCCGATCCCCTTGTCCAGCAAGTACCTCGCCAGCACGAAGCCGAGTTCCTGGTGCACCAGGTAGACGCCGAAGGAGATGCCCGCCAGCCACTGCACGGGGCGGGTGAGGCCGCGTAAGACGGCCCAGTCCGGCCCGCCCGCGGCGGCGACGATGCCGACCAGCACGACGCCGAAGGCGATGGTCGACGGGGTGTCGACGAAGTAGGAGTGCGCGTCCTGGGCGACCAGCACGGCCACCAGGTAGACCGCCAGGTGCGCGCCGGACATCCGGTGGCGGGTCCACAGCCAGATCGCCACGCCGACGCCGAAGAGCGCGACCCGGTGCAGCGCCAGCCCGTCGAACGCGGACTTGATCCACTGGGCGGCGTCGTCGTGCCGCCAGGCGAACCGGATCACCACCGGGGCCACCACCAGGGTCCACAGCGTGATCGGCAGCGCCTTGCCGCGCAGCCAACCGCGCGGCCACAGCAGCGCGGCGATGAGGAACGACATGATCTGCACCGGCAGCGTCCAGTACGACGCGTCGACCCAGTGGAACTCCGGCGACCACGCCTGCACGAGGAACAGGTTGGCCACCAGGTCGGTGTGCGTCGGCAGGTACCACCCGAACTGGGCGGCGACCGCGCGCGAGACGGCGTAGGTGAGCACCACCGCGACCAGGTACGCCGGGAGCAGCCGGGCGACCCGGCTGAACAACCAGCGCTTGGTGGCGCCGCGGCGGACGGTCACGCAGACGAAGAAGGCGGAGATCACCAGCAGGGTGCTCGCGCCGAACTGCAGCGGGAGCACGAACGGGTAAGGCCCGAGTTCCGCGTGGTTGATCGGCGACTGGTGGGTGATGTGCTGGATCACGACCGAGTACACGGCCACGACCCGCAGCACGTCCCAGCTGATCTTGCGCGGGGACCGCTTCTGGTTCGCTGTCTGGGAGGTCACGGGCTCACAGGTGTCGGCGACAGGGGGCGAGTTTCAGGTCACGCTCAGGTAACAGGATAAGGGGCCCGACCGGGGTCCGCCGGAGGAGGTACCGTCGGCGCCCGTGGACCTCGTCGACGACTACACCGGGCACGTCGAGCCCGGCGGTGCCGCTGCCCGCCGCACCCTGCCCGCGCTGACCATCACCAAGGTGTCGGTCGGCCCCATGGACAACAACGCCTACCTGCTCACCTGCCGCGCCACCCGCGAAGCGCTGCTGGTCGACGCCGCCAACGACCCGCAGCGGCTGTCCGACCTGATCGGCTACGGCCAGGACCGGCCGACCCTGCGCACCATCGTCACGACCCACCAGCACCCCGACCACTGGCAGGCCCTCGGCGCCACAGCGGGCGCGTTCGGCGCCAACACCATCGCGCACGCCCTCGACGCGGACCCGCTGCCGGTCCCGCCGGACCGCCTGGTGGAACACGGGGACGTGGTGACGGTCGGCGAGGTCGCCCTGGAGGTCATCCACCTGCGCGGCCACACCCCCGGCTCCATCGCCCTCCTCTACCGCGACCCCGAAGGCACCCCCCACCTGTTCACCGGCGACTCCCTCTTCCCCGGCGGCGTCGGCAAGACCTCCACCCCCGAGAACTTCACGTCATTGCTGGACGACGTGACCACCCGGATCTTCGACACCCTCCCCGACCCCACCCCCTTCTACCCCGGCCACGGCGACGACTCGACCCTCGGCGCCCAACGCCCCCACCTGGCCGAATGGCGCGCCCGCGGCTGGTAGTGCCCGGTCGGGGGAACCGCGGCGCCGGTTCCCCCGCCCCGTCACGCGTCACGAACAGGCGTCCCACTGCCTGCCCGGCCCCGCGATCCGCCGCCGCATGGTGTCGAACGTCATCGTCGCCCGGTAGACCGGCGGGCTCTTCCCATCCCGCTCGATACGGGCGGCTCGGTCCTGGGCAGCCCGGAGCCGCTCGAAGTGCGCGCAACGCTCGACAGCCGACAGCGTCGGATCCAGCAAGGGCGTCAACTGCCCCGGCGACAACGGAGCGATGGCCTGCCGGTTGACCAACGCGACGAGACCACCCGACGCCTCTTGGACCGCACCGTCCCCGGCGCACTTTGCTTCCAGCGCCAACACGTCACCGAGCCTGCCCGCCTTGGTGCGGAGCTCACCACCGGGCCAGTCGCCATCGTCGCCCAGGTGCTCGGTGGGCAGTCCGAGGTCGTTGAACGCGGCGACTACCGCCCGGCAGCACTGAGGTGGACTGGCGCGCACCGGCGAATCCGAGTCCCAGCGAAACCGGTACTCCGACCGCGCCAGGCTGAGCAACTGCTCGTGCGTGCGCGGGCCCGACTCAAGCGCGTTGAGCAGCTCTCCGACGATCCGGGCATGTCGATGCAGCGACCAGCAGCACCGGGTCGCACGTCGCCAGCCATCGGCGCCCCG
It includes:
- a CDS encoding YcaO-like family protein; translation: MRGENAGPAAPPQPHPAGPEGTDDTTAVTPGPVIIGPEPAGGVVASPAVRSDDQMQPDDEARSDEAAPATADAAAAGAGSGDETQVTPDAVVAGSASAGDEAGSAVVRSAEDLADETQVTPGSVIVPVAAATVVAAGDEDLADETQVAAGSVAAGRDLGGGVVGSAGARPGGGVVLASGKAAAPAMGAGPAGGVGPAAARSDGEAAPEIEEAAAVSGGSTVVRPDPVGGVAGSAVVRSGEAAAASGVGAVVAGADEEAVDETQVVIASSASARGDSADATQVVAESPGDQTTRLMVVPKVERGAVDSRDWDRHLRDCLRREFGSRVAVSGAPLGTGVRLAVVRGEDSAFERVARAAKVRAVTVAVEGGVIELGPLAVPGQPGCAACARARRTAAAAGRPPTGDPDATEVVRAGKIPAAAVGVFERMLRAAFEGDKALAGYVVEIGDGEPLWHKVIPLPECASCGGADGIATVGLPDDEDDPEALLEALAGWVDPLTGVIPWISVSEPLPGGPYVGTAAPPHVVVGPEVRAMPIGWGKGMTRHGAIMSAVGEAIERYSASLPDPDRIVWARAADLEGEVLDPREFPLYEPDQYTSRGFPYAPYDRRIDHPWVRGTWLGTDKPVWVPAVFSYLAMGLLQEHLICQGTSNGLAAGTDADSAAVCATLELIERDAMMSAWLTGAKGRYVELDDTLDIEVVDVIEALREAGPAVEVYVLPTSAYGTTAVALAIGDGRRWPAVSVGLGADRSPRGAIRSAVLELAQTAPHLAGLLREGHRPPRHAGEVREMLDHAAYYFPTSRMEAFDRLRCGGTSHLADLPEPAFDTSVTDLAGHLGSAGIRVAVVDVTSADVATSPLRVVRAVSPDLQPISYGHGVDRLPVARLRHRGAPIRRLVHPIW
- the uvrA gene encoding excinuclease ABC subunit UvrA, which translates into the protein MADRLVVRGAREHNLRGVDIDLPRDSLVVFTGLSGSGKSSLAFDTIFAEGQRRYVESLSAYARQFLGQMDKPDVDFIEGLSPAVSIDQKSTSRNPRSTVGTITEVYDYLRLLYARAGKPHCPTCGEPISKQTPQQIVDQVLAMESGVRFQVLAPVVRGRKGEYVDLFANLQTQGYSRALVDGAVHQLTDPPKLKKQEKHHISVIIDRLAVKASSKQRLTDSVETALRLADGLVELDFVDLPEGDPHRVRGFSEHLACPNGHPLGVEDLEPRSFSFNSPYGACPECTGIGVKKEVDPELVVPDDELSLADGAIAPWAGGQTAEYFVRLLTSLAETIGFRMDTPWRRLTAKAQKAVLHGVSDQVHVRYKNRYGRERSYYAAYEGVIPFLERRQEQTDSEYMREKYEGYMREVPCPACRGTRLKPEILAVTLAHGKQGDKSIAEVSNMSIGECSAFLDGLKLGRRETMIAGAVLKEIQARLRFLLDVGLDYLSLDRASGTLSGGEAQRIRLATQIGSGLVGVLYVLDEPSIGLHQRDNHRLIETLTRLRDLGNTLIVVEHDEDTIRASDWVVDIGPGAGEHGGKVVHSGTFKELLKNKESLTGAYLSGRSEIPMPALRRAIDKKRQLTVVGAREHNLRGIDVSFPLGALVSVTGVSGSGKSTLVNDILATVLANKLNGARQVPGRHTRVKGLEHVDKLVQVDQSPIGRTPRSNAATYTGVFDHMRKLFASTTEAKVRGYQPGRFSFNVKGGRCEACAGDGTIKIEMNFLPDVYVPCEVCKGARYNRETLEVHYKGKTIAEILDMPIEEAAAFFEPIKAIHRHLATLVDVGLGYVRLGQPAPTLSGGEAQRVKLASELQKRSTGRTVYILDEPTTGLHFEDIRKLLGVINGLVDKGNTVIVIEHNLDVIKGSDWIVDMGPEGGSGGGTVVAEGTPEDVVKVDGSYTGEFLAHVM
- a CDS encoding acyltransferase family protein, producing MTSQTANQKRSPRKISWDVLRVVAVYSVVIQHITHQSPINHAELGPYPFVLPLQFGASTLLVISAFFVCVTVRRGATKRWLFSRVARLLPAYLVAVVLTYAVSRAVAAQFGWYLPTHTDLVANLFLVQAWSPEFHWVDASYWTLPVQIMSFLIAALLWPRGWLRGKALPITLWTLVVAPVVIRFAWRHDDAAQWIKSAFDGLALHRVALFGVGVAIWLWTRHRMSGAHLAVYLVAVLVAQDAHSYFVDTPSTIAFGVVLVGIVAAAGGPDWAVLRGLTRPVQWLAGISFGVYLVHQELGFVLARYLLDKGIGPWGRLLACSAMAVLLGWAITKLVERPAHRWLTTHGPTAWAWLRGRAQQPGQPQAPRSGSVPIRPVPAVLPASQPSTAAAGPATSREVDEWAAMASSQVR
- a CDS encoding MBL fold metallo-hydrolase → MDLVDDYTGHVEPGGAAARRTLPALTITKVSVGPMDNNAYLLTCRATREALLVDAANDPQRLSDLIGYGQDRPTLRTIVTTHQHPDHWQALGATAGAFGANTIAHALDADPLPVPPDRLVEHGDVVTVGEVALEVIHLRGHTPGSIALLYRDPEGTPHLFTGDSLFPGGVGKTSTPENFTSLLDDVTTRIFDTLPDPTPFYPGHGDDSTLGAQRPHLAEWRARGW